The following nucleotide sequence is from Synechococcus sp. CBW1004.
AAGGGGGTTGACGCGGGACAGAGCCCCGCAGGGTTTTCCCGTCACAGACCAACTGGTCCAGATGGTCCTCCCCACCTGGGATCTGGCTGATCATCCAGGCCTGGAGCACCTGGCCGAACTCCTGCAGGTGGGCCTTATTGAACAGGTACAGGAAGGTGGCATCGGAGGGCCAGCGCTTGAAGTCCAGGCCGAGCGCCTGGTTCAGCGCCTCTCGGTGCCGCCTGGCAAACGCCTCGAGATCCCGGGAACTCCGGCAGCCACTCAGGATCCCGAGCACCGCCACCAGCAGCAGGAACCACTGCGGGTAGCGGACCCCACGGCGGTAGCGACCATCGGGGATGGCCTTGAGAAAGCTGATCAGGTCATCCGGTGCGGGCTGATCAACTGCAGCAGAACGGGTTTCGGGCATTGGGGGCACTGAGACCCGCCGAGCGAACCCAATGCTGACAGCCCCGCCAAGGGCCACTGGGACACACTTTTAGGCGGCCCTGCCTGAGAAGCGACGAGATCGAACTCCTGGCCGAGGAGTCTCTGGGAAACCCCTCGGATGCATGCCTGGGAGTGCGGAGATCCCGGTTGCCGCAAGGGGCTGCTGCTTCCAATTGGCGACCGGTTTTCCAGCCCTTCCCTGGCCGAATGAACTTAATTTCTACCGATTTTGCTGGCCGTAGCTTGCGGGTGTGGACAGTGGACAACGAGACGCTGCAGCAGGACAACAACGAGCTGAACAGTGATGCCTTGGCAGAGCCGGCGATGGCCGGTGGCGTCTTTGCTCCTGGCACTCCCTCCGGTTGCTGCCCCTGTCGCCTCAGGGTGCGGAGACCGGAACGATGTCGACCACCAGGGCCCGGGCTGGGGTGGTGCCCTGATTGCGCCACCAATGGCTGACACCGGTGGCTTCGAAGACCGCCTCTCCAGGACCGATCACCCTGGGGGTGAACCCGGGGCCACGCCATTCCGTCATCTGGCCCTCGAGGATGTAGGCCACCCCGGGGCGCTGGTCATGGCGGTGCAGGGTGATGCTGCCTCCCGGGGCAATGGTCAGTGCCCGCAGGCGCAGCTCCCGCCCCTGCAGGGCAGGGAAGTCGTGATCGAGCGGCTGGCCGCCGAGGCGCCTGACCGCCACTCCCACCTGGGCGGTCGGAGCTCCCGGCACCGGCGCCAGCTGCTCGTGACCTGGAGCCACAACGGGACCCTGCTGGCTGAGGGCCGGAGCGCCGCAGACGACCAGGGCGGCAACGGGCAGAAGCGCGGCGTAGAAGCCGAGCGGGCATGCTGGCTGGATCATCGAACCTGCCTTCAGGCAAAGAGCCGGAAGGTCCACTGTGCCGTGACCATGACCGCGGCAGGCTCGCCTCAGTTCTGATGAAAGCTCGGCGCCAGGCCGTACACCGGCGTGTCGAGGCCGGCCAGGCGCGCCTTGAGCTGCAGGGCCAGATACAGGGAGTAGTGGCGGCACTGGTGCAGGTTGCCGCCGTGGATCCAGAGGTTGTCCACCTGGGTGGGCTTCCACATGTTGCGCAGCTCCCCCTCCCAGGGGCCCGGATCCTTGGGGGTGCCTGAGCCCATCCCCCACACCTTGCCCACCGTGTCGGCCACCTCGGGCGAGATCAGATCCGCCAGGAAGCGATTCATCGAGCCGTAGCCGGTGGCGTACACCACCAGATCGGCCTCCAGCTCACTGCCGTCATTGAGCACCACCGTGTGGGGCGTGAGCCGCTCAATCTGCACGCCGCTGCGCAGCTTGATCCGGCCATCGGCCACCAGCTCCGAGGCGCCCACATCGAGGTAATAGCCCGAACCCCGCCGCAGGAACTTCATGAACACGCCCGAGTCGTCGGCGCCGAAATCGAGCAGGAAGCCGGCCTGCTCCAACCGCTGATAGAGCTCGGCATACTCGACGCGCATCGCGTCGTAGATCGGCTTCTGCCACTGGGGCAGCAGCTTGTAGGGAATCGAGGCGATCGTCATGTCCGACTGATGGGGGGTGATGCCCCGCTGCAGCGCCTGCTCCGAATAGGAGCCGGCGAAGGCCAGCTTCTCCAGCGCCGGCACCGGCGCGATCAGCGTGGAGCTGCGCTGCAACATCGTCACCTCCTCGGCCCCCGCCTCCCAGAGGGCAGCGGCGATGTCGTGGGCGGAGTTGTTGGAGCCCACCACCACGCAGCGCTTACCGCGATAGGCATCGGGGCCGGGATGGGCACTGGAGTGGTGCTGCTCACCGGCGAAGCTCTCAGCGCCAGGGATCTGCGGCACGCTCGGATAGCCCGACACCCCCAAGGCCATCACCAGGTGACGGGGGCGCAGCTCCACCGGCTGGCCATCGCGCTCGGTGCTCACCAGCCAGCGACCTTCAGCCGGATCGAAGCGGGCACTGCGGACCGGCGAACCACCCCAGACGTTCAGCCCCATCACGCTCACGTAAGCCTCCATCCAGTCGGCCAGCTGATCCTTGGGGGTGTAGAGGGGCCAGCCCTCGGGGAAAGGGAGATAGGGGAAATGGCAGTAGTGAACGGGATCGTGCAGACAGAGGCTCTTGTAACGGCGTCGCCAGTGGTCACCCGGGCGGGGCTGCTTCTCCAGCACCAGGGCCGACACCTCCAGGTGACGGAGACGGGCGGCGAGGCTCAGGCCGGCCTGGCCGCCGCCCACGATCACCACATCCGGTTGCTCCGTCACTCCCAGGGCCTGCCGCTCCCCCTCGCGGCGCTCAGCCCACGACTGCCGCCCGGGATGGACGCCGTGCTGGGCGCCGGCCGGCCGCCGCTCGCGCACCCGCTCCTCGTGGCCCTTCAGTTCAT
It contains:
- a CDS encoding transposase family protein, whose protein sequence is MPETRSAAVDQPAPDDLISFLKAIPDGRYRRGVRYPQWFLLLVAVLGILSGCRSSRDLEAFARRHREALNQALGLDFKRWPSDATFLYLFNKAHLQEFGQVLQAWMISQIPGGEDHLDQLVCDGKTLRGSVPRQPPWPPANFIVGGQGSAIETDDGNHRFVAQVTVYARALGVALAQKTYDTHESSERAALKELLSSLDLNGVLIQADALHTTQSFFDGASPRGPTCS
- a CDS encoding cupin domain-containing protein, translated to MIQPACPLGFYAALLPVAALVVCGAPALSQQGPVVAPGHEQLAPVPGAPTAQVGVAVRRLGGQPLDHDFPALQGRELRLRALTIAPGGSITLHRHDQRPGVAYILEGQMTEWRGPGFTPRVIGPGEAVFEATGVSHWWRNQGTTPARALVVDIVPVSAP
- a CDS encoding NAD(P)/FAD-dependent oxidoreductase produces the protein MAPIPSPTTTAEAWLSSFAAALAGGDPQAVVALFGPECFWRDLVAFTWNLRTEEGPEAIAAMLAARLADVAPHGFQLRGEASEAGGRVEAWFGFETRVGRCSGHLRLRDGRAWTLFTALDELKGHEERVRERRPAGAQHGVHPGRQSWAERREGERQALGVTEQPDVVIVGGGQAGLSLAARLRHLEVSALVLEKQPRPGDHWRRRYKSLCLHDPVHYCHFPYLPFPEGWPLYTPKDQLADWMEAYVSVMGLNVWGGSPVRSARFDPAEGRWLVSTERDGQPVELRPRHLVMALGVSGYPSVPQIPGAESFAGEQHHSSAHPGPDAYRGKRCVVVGSNNSAHDIAAALWEAGAEEVTMLQRSSTLIAPVPALEKLAFAGSYSEQALQRGITPHQSDMTIASIPYKLLPQWQKPIYDAMRVEYAELYQRLEQAGFLLDFGADDSGVFMKFLRRGSGYYLDVGASELVADGRIKLRSGVQIERLTPHTVVLNDGSELEADLVVYATGYGSMNRFLADLISPEVADTVGKVWGMGSGTPKDPGPWEGELRNMWKPTQVDNLWIHGGNLHQCRHYSLYLALQLKARLAGLDTPVYGLAPSFHQN